One Streptomyces sp. R28 DNA window includes the following coding sequences:
- a CDS encoding SCO4848 family membrane protein, protein MKLSRPVSWFLLAFGVWSWVIWVTFVKNLIKDSSGLAFDDGHPTAYFWVHLLLAVVSFVLGTVVGVIGLRGVRALRRTP, encoded by the coding sequence ATGAAGCTCAGCCGCCCCGTCTCCTGGTTCCTGCTCGCCTTCGGAGTGTGGAGCTGGGTCATCTGGGTCACTTTCGTCAAAAACCTGATCAAGGACAGCAGCGGGCTCGCGTTCGATGACGGTCACCCGACGGCGTACTTCTGGGTGCACCTGCTGCTCGCCGTCGTCTCCTTCGTATTGGGGACGGTCGTCGGGGTCATCGGGTTGCGCGGAGTGCGCGCACTGCGCCGGACGCCATAG